AGACAAGCATAGTGAAGCCACTCTGCAAAATAAAGACTCTTTTCTGTAATGTGCAAAAGAGGAACAGTTTCTGTAAACTCCTTGGCCTGTCTGACACTAGTGGCGATCAAAGTTTCTCTTCAGCTGATGGAAAAATTGATATTTAAACCCCACAAGGCTTCTGCTAAAGATTACAGTCCTGCCTGTTTCAGAGGTTTGGCTGAAGCAgttgctgctgagctgcagccttggTGTGCCCTTAGCTCAGCCCCATGGCAAAGGAGAGCCAGCCACTGGGACAAGGACTGCTGAACAACCTCCATGGAAAGGGAACAGCTCTGGAACagtgtgctgggctctgcagaaaTTAGCCAAAGGCAGTCACCATCCACAGATGCTTCTGGGTGTTTAACAGCTGGGCAGTTGCGGGGAGAAACAGATTTTCATGATAAAAGCTGGACCAGATGTGCATTGGCAAGAATAAGTTGTCTTGCTTCAAATacagctaaaataaaattaccacaatacaaaattattattattattattattattattattattattattgccaATTACTGAGGGGATATGAGATTAAGAGAAAAGCTGGAACCTTGGGAGAGGAATCATCCAGCCTATGCTGTCAGAAACCCTTGTTATGAGTATGACTTTTAGACAAGCAGTGATCAGCACCTACACCTGTGTCCTTTTAGGAACCAGTTTGAAAGAAATGGGCAGGGACCTTGCACTGAATCCTGCTGCAATGCAGACTTCTCCCCAagcaatcccatcccatcccatctcaaTCTGTGCCCCAGGGATGAACTTCCATGAGCAGCTACTGCCAGTGTTCTCATCtcatccctctcctctccctcctcagcTCTTTGGCTGTGGGTTGCAACCCACAGCTCAACAGCTGAACTGGGTTTGAAGAGCCTGGATGATTTAGGGATTTATCCTAAAGGTATCTGATGGGAACCCCATGAAAGGGGCAGCAGGAAGCCTCCACAATTAAACCTAATGAGTTTACAGTGCAATGATCCTCTTCTTTACACTGCTGCTTGACTGATCAATTGACCATAACATTGCAATATTAAACCACCAAGCCTTAAAATATGCCCAAGTAGATAATGAGGTAATCAACCATTTCCCAgtgaaaaagacaaattatttttacatttttcaaggGATTAAATGATAAATTAATTCAGGTACCCTGTGAGCCATGTttgctgcttctcacagctgcttGGCaggtcccctgtccccatctgcATTGCATTCTGAGAGTGTCCAGCACTGGCAGAGCTTGAGACAGAAAATGGTGAAGAAATGCCCTTTCTACAAAGCCTGGATATGAAAAGGTCATGTCTCTGTTTGCTGAATTTGAGCTGTTGTACAACCTTTGGATCAACCCTGAGCTTTTCCACTACATTCTGTGAGTGATACATGGCACTCAGGAAACTGCAGGGTGTTGCTAAAGCCTCATGAATTTCCTCCTCTGTGAGTAGATGAAAAGTGTCTCCTCTtggaaaattatatatattcatCATTCTTCTATCACTTCTGTTGAAGAAATGAAATCATCTTGCCAGTGCAGCTTGGAGATAATGCAGATCTAGCCAGGATGGATCCTGTTAAAATTTGGAAGTCTGAGCTGGAtatacagaaaaacagaagcacAAACAGTGAACTTACTGTCTTTAGGAAAGACAGCTTGAACAAATGTGGGAATTTGCAGAAGTCCTGGGGGATCAGCCCTCATCTGGTACTGAGCTTCTCTTCTGGGATGGGGTATAGGAATATCTGCTGCTGCAAATAGAAGTTATTGCAACCTTCAAGTCTTCCTTCTATAAATTCAgggatttctctttttctttttgtaacaACTCTATTTTCATCACTTTTCATTCCCTTCAGGTctaattttgcaaaatattaattgaaacTATGTAAAAGACTCCTCAAGAGCCTCCAGAGATTGGGGATAGTTTAACCCATTCACTGCCTCGAGGATCTGCTCTGTTTTGTGGATTTCTGGCAGATaagacatgttttttttttcctgggtaaGTAAAGATGATATGTACACCAGTAGAGATTTAGCTGAGCTTCTTGCATATTATTTAATATGTTAATTTGTCTCCCTTTCTTGCTAAGGGATCAGACACTTCTTTGTAAACTTTAAGTTACATTCAGTATGATAAAATGGGATTTATATTGTCTAAATGTCTGTAACTTATGAGAAGAAAGTGGTCATCAAGTCACTGTGATTAGCAGTACATTTCAGTGTTGTGCTATGTAGTTTTATAACACTGTGATCATGATTGTTTTTCCACACATTGACATGATGGATACTTGTCAAAAGTAGTCTCAATTTCTgaacagagaatgaaaataagCTCTAAGGTAGCCTGCTGAAACAAGGCTGTAGTTATATAAAGAAATGATTGCTGAATTTTCTAGCTGCAGCAATAAGGTAACATTTCAGTTTATGAGCTTTGTGAGTTTTAACAAGTGAATATTAccaccagctccagggaaggaaaagaagaaagtaatGCAATGGAAATTCCACAATcccaaggaaagggaaaacaaatactACACAAGATTCTAGTGATTACTAGCcatcttctttttattcttttcacattttccttttggtCCATTTCTTTCTAGTCCCTACTGCAAAGGTGTAAATCTCTCAGGTGCTGGAATCAATCTACAGACTTGGGTGTTTCATTAACATTCAGATGTGAGCAGCAGTGATGGTAAGTTTTTGTAAGAAGATTGGGGTAAATTATTCCTCAACATAGCTATATTAATTTCAGAACAGGATTGCACCAGAGAAGAAGTTGGATCTACTATTTTCAGAGGTTTGAGAAACGCTTTTGCTGTTTTGGAGGGGAAAACATGGGCAACAAAAAAGGTGCAAAACTCACTCAAAAGCCACATATAGACACAAACACACAAGAATGAGCCAAGGAAACACGGAGCACAGTTGGAGCAGGACTTACTCTTAGCCCCATCAGATAGTACAGCACACTTATCACACCCATGGGCAGCACATAGAAGAGCAAAGAAGTGATCTGAACAATACAGTTGTAGATCCACAGGGGCATGACCACGGTGCAGGTGGCAGAGCCGGGCACCAGGGTGCCGTTGGGGAAGTGCTGCAGCACGATGCCGTGGGTGCCCGTGTTGGGCAGGGCGAAGAGCACGGAGAGCAGCCAGAGAGCCAGGATGGTCCTGAGGGCGCGGCGGCGCGTGCTGGCCAGCTTGGCGCGGAAGGGGTGCAGGATGGCCACGTAGCGCTCCACGCTCAGCGTGGTCACGCTCAGGATGGAGGCGAAGCACACGGTCTCGAAGAGAGCCGTCTTCAGGTAGCAGCCCACGGGCCCCAGCAGGAAGGGGTAGTTGCTCCACATCTCGTAGACTTCCAGGGGCATCCCgaaaagcagcaccagcaggtCTGAGACCGCCAGGCTGAACAGGTAATAGTTGGTCGGGGTCTTCATGTTGCGGTGCTTGAGGATGACGAGGCAAACCAAAAAGTTCCCCACCACCCCGACAACAAAGATCACCGAGTACACCAAAGCCATGGGCAGGAAGAGGTGGCTCCGTCTGGGCCCACACAGGAAGGTTAAATAATCCTCAGTGCTGTTTAAGTACCCTCTGA
This is a stretch of genomic DNA from Vidua chalybeata isolate OUT-0048 chromosome 15, bVidCha1 merged haplotype, whole genome shotgun sequence. It encodes these proteins:
- the NMUR2 gene encoding neuromedin-U receptor 2 produces the protein MANYWVSNFSWLNHLALHEERLRGYLNSTEDYLTFLCGPRRSHLFLPMALVYSVIFVVGVVGNFLVCLVILKHRNMKTPTNYYLFSLAVSDLLVLLFGMPLEVYEMWSNYPFLLGPVGCYLKTALFETVCFASILSVTTLSVERYVAILHPFRAKLASTRRRALRTILALWLLSVLFALPNTGTHGIVLQHFPNGTLVPGSATCTVVMPLWIYNCIVQITSLLFYVLPMGVISVLYYLMGLRLKGDESLEVEEMAVNVQRPSRRSVTKMLFVLVIVFAICWAPFHIDRLFFSFVVEWTEPLANTFNLIHVVSGVFFYLSSATNPIIYNLLSQRFRMAFLSVISPCCKHCAPKHPTCKISSQKSMFVIEDHNLMDSAENTSLPGTHRTSVSSSQLSTGL